One Setaria italica strain Yugu1 chromosome II, Setaria_italica_v2.0, whole genome shotgun sequence DNA segment encodes these proteins:
- the LOC101762109 gene encoding pentatricopeptide repeat-containing protein At4g32430, mitochondrial, translated as MPLRRLPCPARATPKSHALSTAAACHPFAETPRWPTASSATPLAALRGRLLAGLPVSPTAFSAVVARSDPNTLPALHGLAVASGLHAFAPVTNSLAARYAKAGSFPAASRVFATALERDASSYNTILSAIPDPEDALAFAARMLRSGDVRPDAVTFTVALSLSASRGELGFVRQLHALASRAGQAADVFVCNALVTAYSRGGSLDAARKMFDQMPARDLVSWNAMVCGLTQDGDCPDEVIRVFLRMLKDGGARPDRISVCSVIPACGSEGELELGRQIHGFAMKLGVEGHVSIGNVLVAMYYKCGSPGCARKLFELMGERDVISWTTMISMDGDDAVALFNGMRRDRVAPNEVTFVAMLSAMPGDCPAREGQMIHAVCLKTGVSNKAAAANSLITMYAKLQCMDDARMVFNLTPHPEIIAWNALISGYAQNEKCEDALEVFSSMVKSMKPNETTFASVLSAVTSVETVPMAYGQMYHCQTLKLGLGTSEYVSGTLIDLYAKRGSLEESWKAFSETIHRSLIAWTAIISANSKHGNSDAVISLFNDMVRSGIAPDGVVLLSVLTACRYSGFVSLGREIFNSMAAKHGAGLWPEHYACVVDMLGRAGRLEEAEELMLQMPSGPSISALQSLLGACRIHGNTDIGERIAGVLTETEPTESGAYVLLSNIYAEKGDWGAVATVRRQMRERGVKKEVGFSWVDAGGVGDSLHLHKFSSDDTSHPRTEEIYRVAEGLGWEMKFLKNCLQVEMECLV; from the coding sequence ATGCCACTGCGGCGGCTGCCTTGCCCCGCACGCGCGACGCCCAAATCACACGCGCTCtccaccgctgccgcctgccACCCATTCGCCGAAACTCCCCGCTGGCcaaccgccagctccgccacgCCCCTCGCCGCCCTACGCGGCCGCCTGCTGGCCGGCCTCCCCGTCTCCCCCACCGCGttctccgccgtcgtcgcgcgcTCCGACCCGAACACCCTGCCCGCGCTCCACGGCCTCGCGGTCGCCTCAGGCCTCCACGCCTTCGCGCCCGTCACCAACTCCCTCGCCGCGCGCTACGCCAAGGCGGGCTCCTTCCCTGCGGCCTCCAGGGTGTTCGCCACCGCGCTCGAGCGGGATGCGAGCTCCTACAATACCATCCTCTCCGCGATCCCCGACCCCGAGGATGCGCTCGCGTTCGCCGCGCGGATGCTCCGCTCCGGGGACGTGCGGCCCGACGCCGTCACGTTCACCGTCGCGCTCTCCCTCTCCGCCAGCCGGGGGGAGCTCGGCTTCGTGCGGCAGCTGCACGCGCTGGCGTCGCGCGCCGGGCAGGCCGCCGACGTGTTCGTTTGCAATGCGCTTGTCACGGCGTACTCCCGGGGTGGGTCGCTCGACGCGGCACGGAAGATGTTCGACCAGATGCCGGCGAGGGACCTCGTCTCCTGGAACGCGATGGTCTGCGGACTCACTCAAGACGGCGACTGCCCGGATGAGGTGATCCGGGTATTCCTTCGGATGCTGAAGGACGGCGGTGCGCGGCCTGACCGGATATCAGTCTGCAGCGTCATCCCGGCTTGCGGCAGCGAGGGGGAGCTCGAGCTTGGCCGGCAAATCCACGGCTTTGCGATGAAGCTGGGCGTGGAGGGGCACGTCTCCATCGGCAATGTGCTCGTCGCGATGTACTACAAGTGCGGCTCTCCCGGCTGCGCCCGGAAGCTCTTCGAGTTAATGGGCGAGCGCGATGTCATCTCATGGACTACGATGATCTCCATGGACGGAGATGACGCCGTTGCATTGTTCAACGGCATGAGGCGAGACAGGGTGGCACCGAATGAGGTCACCTTCGTGGCCATGCTGTCGGCGATGCCAGGAGACTGCCCCGCCAGGGAAGGGCAGATGATCCACGCGGTGTGCCTCAAGACCGGCGTGTCTAATAAGGCTGCAGCAGCAAACAGCCTCATCACCATGTACGCCAAGCTGCAGTGCATGGATGATGCGAGGATGGTCTTCAATCTTACGCCTCACCCGGAGATCATCGCTTGGAACGCTCTGATCTCTGGTTATGCCCAGAACGAGAAGTGTGAGGACGCTCTTGAGGTCTTCTCGTCAATGGTGAAGAGCATGAAGCCCAACGAAACCACGTTCGCCAGCGTCCTCAGTGCAGTGACCTCTGTCGAGACGGTGCCCATGGCTTACGGTCAGATGTATCACTGCCAGACGCTGAAGCTGGGACTTGGCACCAGCGAGTACGTCTCCGGTACTCTCATCGACTTGTACGCGAAGCGAGGCAGCTTGGAGGAGTCCTGGAAGGCGTTCAGTGAGACCATCCACCGAAGCCTCATTGCCTGGACGGCGATCATCTCGGCGAACTCAAAGCACGGGAACTCCGACGCTGTCATCAGCCTCTTCAACGACATGGTACGCTCTGGCATCGCTCCGGACGGAGTGGTCCTGCTCTCTGTCCTCACCGCCTGCCGGTACAGCGGGTTTGTCAGCTTGGGACGGGAGATCTTCAACTCGATGGCCGCCAAGCACGGCGCAGGCCTGTGGCCGGAGCACTACGCGTGCGTCGTCGACATGCTAGGCCGGGCGGGGAGGCTGGAGGAAGCCGAGGAGCTCATGCTGCAGATGCCTTCCGGGCCGAGCATCTCGGCTCTGCAGAGCCTGCTGGGGGCCTGCAGGATCCACGGCAACACGGATATCGGCGAGAGGATCGCCGGCGTGCTGACTGAGACGGAGCCCACGGAATCCGGCGCGTACGTGCTGCTGTCCAACATCTACGCCGAGAAGGGCGACTGGGGCGCCGTGGCGACGGTGCGGCGGCAGATGCGGGAGAGGGGCGTGAAGAAAGAGGTCGGGTTCAGCTGGgtggacgccggcggcgtcggcgactcGCTGCACCTGCACAAGTTCTCGTCGGACGACACATCGCACCCGCGGACGGAGGAGATATACAGAGTGGCGGAGGGGCTAGGCTGGGAGATGAAATTTTTGAAGAACTGTTTGCAGGTCGAGATGGAATGCCTTGTTTAA
- the LOC101762520 gene encoding uncharacterized protein LOC101762520, whose amino-acid sequence MACGLLLQPAGAATAAVLWPCLLLPATRRSFPNKVQLNQVHCMNQLRWKQFLSAAKSQRSRSLVGCSSSDSSAEVAALSRPADFSTAQSDQSMTRCVDLVPGALIIISGYWIGPDVDDGCGSVEAMLQRIV is encoded by the exons ATGGCGTgcgggctgctgctgcagcctgcaggggcCGCCACCGCAGCCGTCTTGTGGCcgtgcctcctcctcccggctaCTCGTCGGAGCTTCCCCAACAAG GTGCAACTAAATCAAGTCCATTGTATGAATCAGTTACGCTGGAAGCAATTTTTGAGTG CTGCCAAGTCACAGAGATCAAGGAGCCTTGTTGGTTGCTCAAGTTCAGACTCATCTGCAGAAGTAGCTGCGTTGAGCAGACCTGCAGATTTCTCCACTGCTCAGAGTGATCAATCCATGACACGTTGTGTGGATTTGGTCCCAGGTGCGCTTATCATTATTTCTGGCTACTGGATTGGCCCCGACGTGGATGATGGTTGCGGTAGTGTTGAGGCCATGCTCCAAAGAATCGTATGA
- the LOC101761303 gene encoding 60S ribosome subunit biogenesis protein NIP7 homolog yields the protein MRPLDEKETTQVFEKLFKFTGPNLKHLLERPAVEGPDPEHGRYCFRLHRNRVYYASEALVRRATTVARPRLAGVGTPIGKFTHHGAFHLTVHALDLLAAHARRRVWLKPDTERSFLFGNSVPKSSLARITENTKAGDGVVVMSMADVPLGFGIAARSAQDCRKADTNAVVVLHQADAGEYLRKEEELM from the coding sequence atGAGGCCTCTCGACGAGAAAGAGACCACGCAGGTATTCGAGAAGCTGTTCAAATTCACGGGGCCCAACCTGAAGCACCTCCTGGAGCGGCCCGCCGTCGAGGGCCCCGACCCAGAGCACGGCCGCTACTGCTTCCGCCTCCACCGGAACCGCGTCTACTACGCCTCCGAGGCGCTCGtccgccgcgccaccaccgTCGCTCGCCCGCGCCTCGCCGGCGTGGGGACGCCCATCGGCAAGTTCACCCACCACGGCGCGTTCCACCTCACCGTTCACGCGCTCGACCTCCTCGCGGCCCACGCGCGGCGCCGCGTCTGGCTCAAGCCCGACACCGAGCGCTCCTTCCTCTTCGGCAACTCCGTGCCAAAGTCCTCCCTCGCGCGCATCACCGAGAACACCAAGGCGGGGGACGGGGTCGTCGTCATGTCCATGGCCGACGTGCCGCTCGGGTTCGGCATCGCTGCGAGGTCGGCGCAGGACTGCAGGAAGGCGGACACGAACGCTGTGGTCGTGCTTCACCAGGCGGACGCCGGGGAGTACCTCcgcaaggaggaggagctcatgtGA
- the LOC101761694 gene encoding protein SRC2, with product MAYRVLEVTLLSAKDLKRVNLISRMEVYAVVTISGDPMTRQCTQPDPYGGRHPSWNTSFRFNVPPTAATATGCLHVLLRTERALGDRDVGEVIVPLADILAGGGAACDPGARPPQVASYQVRKVHRCEPRGMLNVSYRLGPIVAPQAPETAAAPFVGYPVPRSCYAPPYAYLPAAAPLSLPPPPHPQAAGGHDAVHSSPQSAGATSTYNFPAAYPQAAAGHASLPPPTSGKDSGGGKLDFGVGLGAGLVSGAISGILAGDMVSEVAAYNYGYRAGLADGGAGATVYKKNSHYGVPQGKVEPNRTMV from the coding sequence ATGGCGTACAGGGTGCTGGAGGTGACCCTCCTGTCGGCCAAGGACCTCAAGAGGGTGAACCTGATCTCGCGCATGGAGGTGTACGCCGTGGTGACCATCTCCGGCGACCCAATGACGCGGCAGTGCACCCAGCCGGACCCCTACGGCGGGCGCCACCCGTCGTGGAACACCTCGTTCAGGTTCAACGTCCCGCCCACCGCCGCGACGGCCACCGGCTGCCTCCACGTGCTCCTGCGCACCGAGCGCGCCCTCGGCGACCGCGACGTCGGCGAGGTCATCGTGCCCCTCGCCGacatcctcgccggcggcggcgccgcgtgcGACCCCGGCGCCCGGCCGCCGCAGGTCGCGTCGTACCAGGTCCGCAAGGTGCACCGCTGCGAGCCGCGCGGGATGCTCAACGTGTCCTACCGCCTGGGCCCCATCGTCGCCCCGCAGGCGCCGGAGACGGCGGCCGCCCCCTTCGTCGGCTACCCGGTGCCGCGGTCGTGCTACGCCCCGCCTTATGCCTACctgcccgcggcggcgcctctgtcgctgccgccgccgcctcatccGCAAGCTGCCGGCGGGCACGACGCCGTGCATTCGTCTCCACAGTCTGCGGGGGCGACCAGCACGTACAACTTTCCTGCTGCGTATCCACAAGCGGCCGCCGGGCATgcatccctgccgccgccgacgagtgggaaggacagcggcggcggcaagctggACTTCGGGGTGGGGCTCGGCGCCGGACTGGTGAGTGGCGCGATCAGCGGGATTCTGGCGGGCGACATGGTGTCTGAGGTGGCGGCTTACAACTACGGGTACCGCGCCGGGTTGGCCGAcggcggagccggagccacCGTTTACAAGAAGAATTCTCACTATGGTGTTCCCCAGGGCAAAGTTGAACCAAACCGGACGATGGTGTGA